aagatataaataaaatatactgttcCAAGTCTAATCTCTATACTAGAAAAAGCAATGTAAgctaatgaatatttaaaagaaaaaatgctaaTTAGAATTAATCTAACTTGTAAAGCACATTTATGcctttttaagctttttttttttaagtacagttATAGAAAGGATTCCAATCTGTATTGTTCCCTAGCTCCTATTTTAATTTAGGTATAAATTCATACAACtcaatctatattttaaatttctctgcactgtaaagcaaacactttttttttttttaaattggagaaaAGGATTCTATGTATTTCACTGGTACCACACTTTTTGTTGTGCTACACCAAAACTGATTAGATTAAAGGGATGATCAATGACGTTGAAATGTATTTATGTGATGTCTATACTCACACACACCTTAGCCTCCAGGTAGCTTCCCAGCCAGGACCACTTCTCTTAtagattctctctttttttttctcctaacagAAATAATCTTCCCTCCATATGGTAGAATAAATAACACAACTACTCAATTTGTAGTTTCCAAATTGCTTTCTTAGTCCATCCTTAAACAATTCTATGAAGGTTGGGTGTAGGGAGGCATTATTATTCGTGAAACTAAAAGATCTGCCAATGTCACACAAACTGTAGAGTCATGATTAAATCCAAGGCTTTTAAGTTGTTCTTCCATTGTATCTTTGAATAAACTAGATCAGACCTTCCAAGAAAACCTTGGGGTTGGGGCTAATGCTTATCCTAATTTGGAAGAGACTCTAAGTcctataaaactaataaaaacataaaagaattttgTATTTCTAGGTCCAATTCATGTACAAATACTATGTATTTATGGCAGAGTATGCACATTAATTTTACTTACCAAGTCATATATCTGGTTTGCCAACTGTACAGTGTTAAATTGAAAGGCTTTGAAAGATCCTTCCAACTCTTCAATGAGTTCACCAACTTAAGTACttagtaatatataaaatatgctcaAAATCTACTGATTTTCACCCATTTATGAACAAAATTGGATagcaccattttatttttaaaaccaaggcaattcagttatatttattagaaaaaataaaggaaaaaatgtatttttaaaatagttctacAACTTTCTAACAGTCAGAacttaaacaattttaaaaatgacccaAATTCTTTGATCCCTATATCTAATTCTCTTAAACACAATAAGTTATTTAAATTCCAAAGAGCCATTGATAATCTTCTCCTATTCTAATATCCAGAAatctatttaatgttaaaatattcttttcagagTGTCCCAATATTTACTGATAAATCATTCAAAGTGTTACACATACTTTTTTGATAGACGCCATCTGTTCTTCTCTCCATTcgggtttatttttctttgcattcatAAAGAATTCACTGACTCTTTGTTCTAGCTGATCCATTGCATCTGACATAAcaaaaacatttcatatttaGATAAGCAAATTCATATATCAAATTTATACGCTTTAATTCAGTGGTGAAAAAAACATAATGGCCAGTCACCACTAGAGACGATGAGGCAGATCTCAAGTTCAGgaatagcctcagcaatttggagaaaccctcaataacttagcatgaccctgtctcaaaattaaaaaaaaaaaaaaatttataggactagagatatagctcaatggtagagcacccctaggttcaatccttagaaccaaaataaaaaaaaataataataacatatttcACTTGGCCAGTATCTTTAATATGTATgtcctgtgggctggggatgtggctcaagcggtagcatgctcgcctggcatgcgtgcggcccaggttccatcctcagcaccacatacaaacaaagatattgtgtccgctgagaactaaaaaataaatattaaaattctctttctctctctctcttttaaaaaaaatatgcatgtcATGTTTTGATTTCATAAATATACAATGCCTTAATGACCTGagtctttaaaagttaaaattttcctGACAATTTTTTTGTGCTATTTGAGAAATTTTCCCACTAATCAAAGTAGAGTCAACAACAAGTAGAAACACACAGAGAGTACCTAAACAACAATTTTTGAGCACTACAATTTTGGAGTCAAAGCTAATAAATGTGACAAAATAATTGTGTACAcgtatgaatatataataataaattccaccattatgtacaattaaaatgtactgataaaaaagaaataaccactGGGTAAtcctcacatttctttcttttccttttttctctttttcaggcATTCTACCTCTAAGCTACTCTAAGTTACATCgcagccttttcttttttcctctttgagacagggtctcactatattgtccaggctgtaatcctcctgcctcagcctcctgagtagctgggattatgggtatgcaTCACCACAACCAGCTTAATGCTCAAATTTCTATTAATAAGAAAAAGTGATAAAAAACAATTTGAACTGTAAGTTATATAGTGCTAAGCACCCCATCATCTCATATCACAACAGAAAGTGGTAGGTACAACCTCATTTATTTACTCAATACACTATTCTATTTAGTTTATATAGCTTTTTCAAAGTATGTGCCAAGAATAATCACTTCATTGGAGGCCtgctaacaaaggaaaaaataaatgggattttgttgttatatataaGTTGAGGAAAATCTTTTTACTATATTCTTCATTTAAAGATTTTCAGTGCATAATAGTGCTTTACTGATTTTAAGAAGTCTTTCcatgaattttttgaaaataaaattaattttttgaaaatattattttcctttaagcaTTCCTAACATTTGACACGCTGTTCTCTTTTGTTAATCCACAATACTCATTAACTTCATAATATTCTAGTTATTGTAAAATTTGTATAATCTAAATCCAAATTATAagagaacttaaaatttttagtcaaaagtaaaatgtttaaaataagaacaacCCTTTATTTAATGCCTACCTTATATTAGGAACcatatattcaaatttatttgtattattttaaatcctCAGACAATGAAACCCCTCTTTAGAAGTGGTAATGCAGTCAAAGTCAATGAGTAAATTAGTGATGTCCTAAAATAAACTCATTTCTATCTGACATCAAAGTCTATGTTCAATCCTACAAAACACACTAGTTCAGCAAGTCTTTGGCATTTCAACTGCATTAAAGTTAAAATGGATTTGGAGGTAGTTGGAAAACCAGGCATACAACACAATGAATAAAACAAGACACTTATGAAAAAGCAAGGctaattttagggaaaaaaaaaatcaccagcaaCCAAGCTattgctgaaagaaaaagaaaagcccgCCAATTACCCAAATTTTACAACAACATCAGATAAGAAACTTTCAGTAAAATCTTATTTCCCTCATTCTAATGAGAAAATGATCACGCTGTTGAAAATTCGAAGTGCAATTCTATAATTAATCCTCTCATTTCTTTAAGAAACTCAGCATTCCAAGTTCACCAGGCTCTCTAAAGACCCACCTATAACCTGTGCTTCCGTGCGTTTCACTCTTAAAATTTCTGAATAGAACAAACTTTAACAAACACGAATGCTGAAATTCAAACCTGACATATTAAGCTCAAGTGAAAATCCTTTTCAATATTTACAGGGTGAGTTCCACTAAGACATATACAGTGTCTACTCTCTCAATGAAAGTATAGAACCATTTTTTTCACAATGccaaatttaaaaaggaacacGCATGCTCTAATGCCTACTCCTGTAAAAGTCACAAGTAGCTTGGGGAGGGAAGCAGCAGCAAAATACAGGACTGCCAGATCTTTCTGACAACTCCATAGGTACTAGCGGAGTGACCGGGAGGAGAGTCAAAGCTCAGGAGGTGCAAGCATCAATGGCAAGCAAGTCTGGCACTGAACGCGTGCAGCGAACAAGAGTAAACGCGCCGACTTACTCTGCACCTGCAGATCCATCTCGCGCATCTCGGTGAAGCGGTCCCGCAGGTCCATTGGAAGCTGCTCAATCACTGTCAAAGGGAGAGTCCGTCAGGGGGCGGGGCCAACGGCGAAACTACGCGATTACGTCactgcgtgcgtgcgtgcgtcgGGGGGGTCGAGGGAGCCGGCAGCTCACATCGAGGCTGCCAGTTACCGTGAGAAAGAAACATCCCccgcctccccctccctcccgccATCCCGCCTGCCCGTCCACTCGCGCTCTCGCCCGCCCGCAGGTCCCATAGGCGGCCTCTGCCAGCGCGGCGCACTCACTTTCCAAATAGTCCTCTAGGTACAACATCGCGACCCTTAGAGCTGGGGGAACGAAGGGGTCCAGGGGTTTATTTGTGTCACTCGCTGTCGCCGGAGTTTTGTCCCTTCCAATATGGCGCCTCCGCTAGCAGCACCCGCTCGACtccggcaaaaaaaaaaaaacaaaaaaaaaaacccactttggCGCCTGACGGCGCTTGCCTCACTGCCGCCCGGAGCTGTCATTGGCCGGCTGAAGCAGTGACGTAGAACGACCGGTGCTCACCCCCGCGCCTTAGTGGGAATTGTAGTTTTATTCCTGCTAAGCGGGAGTCGCCATGCTGGCGGTCCTCCGCGAGCCGACTACAGAGACCAGGCGCCATTGCGAACCAGGCGCAGCCGAAGCTGAAATGCGGTGCCTCTGTTTATTTGTTGATTTCTTGCACTGAGAACGACGGGAGTTGTATGCGCCTGCATGACACAACTAGGAATAACTTTTCACCTGTTCTTTGCTGTGACTCCATGTCCCGGCATTTGTGAGTCATGGGTATCAGGTAGTGCTTAGCAAATAGTAAAGATTCTAAACGCTGGAATAATCAGCAAAGTTCGGCCAATTCGGATTGTTTAAAACAGAACTCTCTGCTGGAACTTAGCCTCAGGATGCACTCTCGTTAGAAACGGGATATCTGTTTGGTTTCCCTCCAGCTTTAAGGTAGTTTGTCCTGAGACTGCGGCTTGAATGTGAGTTTCCCATCTTAAAAGATGTACAAGTAGTCCTCAATAACCACCTCTGTATTCTGTTTTGCGTTGCATCTTGTTGGTtgatctatatgtatatataacctgcacttacaaaaataaaaaatgatcaaCCATAGTAATGTATAGTTAATATATAATGGGCTGAACTACCAATAACTTCAGATTATTATAGCCTGTATTAGAGGTCTGTAATTTCAAGCATTCTCTACTTTTTGACAACTGGCAAAGAGTCACCAGttatatatttagttatttcaCTGTTCcgtcttttaaaagattttttttcttgaaatttcttgCACTAAATAAATGTCACGTATTGGTATTTTCCACTCTTCTTAACTGTCTTCCTTTTTTGGGAAAATTATCCCTTAGAATATCTATAAAACGTTCTTAAGACATTCTTAGTTTATCCTCCATTTCTCTTAATCTTTCTTTTATATGTTCCATCAAGTGCTTCTTAGTTttgcagtttcatttttttctctttcagagctTTTATTTCTTACACACATTAAGCATATTTAGTCTATATTCTGTTGCTGTTAAATCCAGTACTGAAAATTTTGTGCATCTTTTTGTGCTCTCCATCAAAAACAGACACTTGATTCTCAATTCTGAATTCATGTTTATGGGTTTATAAAAATGGGGGTTCTCTGAAGCTGGAGTTAAAATTGAGTCCTAGAGATCATTAGAATTTGCTTCTGCAAGTTGTTTGGGAACACCTTCAACCAGAGGATCAGTTTAAATTCTGCAGTGGAGGTTTTTTTGTATTGCACAGATAGATTGAATTTGAGCCTCTAAATCAAATGTCTCATAGCTtctcaggagatttttttttcttcctttataggTCTCCAAGTCTAATGCATGTTTCC
This is a stretch of genomic DNA from Ictidomys tridecemlineatus isolate mIctTri1 chromosome 2, mIctTri1.hap1, whole genome shotgun sequence. It encodes these proteins:
- the Ing3 gene encoding inhibitor of growth protein 3 isoform X3; its protein translation is MLYLEDYLEMIEQLPMDLRDRFTEMREMDLQVQNAMDQLEQRVSEFFMNAKKNKPEWREEQMASIKKDYYKALEDADEKVQLANQIYDLDLWN